GTCGGTGCTGGAGCACACTTCCGACGCCCAGGCGCTGCGCGCCGAACTCGCCGAGCGGCGACGACTGCCCCGCCAGCAGGCGGCGTCCGGCGACGATACGCGATGACGTTGGCGGGCCGCGAGATTCAGGCCCGGCTCATCCCGGCGATGGTGTCGGCGACGACGGCGATCATCTCCTCGCGGTCCACCGGCACCGACTGGGTCTGCACCGCATGCCAGGCCCGGTCCAGCAGCCCGATCGCGGCTACACCCACCGCCTCCGGCGGATGCGCGGTCCCCACGCAGATCGCCTGCCCAAGCTTCCAGGCCGTCCGGGTCAGCATGTGGTTGCGCGACCGGCGGAAATCCTCGTCCTCGGGGGCCGAGTGGTACGCGGCCAGGATGAACGCGCCGTGCCGGTCCATGTACTCGAAGTACTCGCGAACCCAGGCGCGCAGGGCGTCACGGTCACCGGAGCGCACCGCCTCGCCGCAGCGCGCGACCACCGCGAGCACATCGTGATAGGCGGTCTCGCCCAGCACGCTGAAGACCTCGCGCTTGTCCTTGAAGTAGGTGTAGAACCCCGCCCGTGAGATGCCGCAGGCGTCGGTGATCGCGTTGATCGGCGTGCCCCCGTAGCCGCGCTCCAGGAACAGCTTGCGGCTCGCCTCGAGGATGGCCGCGCGGGTGCGTTCGCCCCGGCCGACCTCCACCGAGTCCGCGCCTCGGTCCGTGACCGTCATGCTGGCACCTTACCTGACAGTCACGTCGGAAGGCAATTTGAGCAGTTCACAAGGCATGATTGCTGATCTTGAACCGTTCTCTTGACACTTTCGTCAAGTTCGAGCAGACTCATCAGCGCAGCCACCCCGACCACGGGAGAGGACCAATGACGACCACGCAGACGACTCAGGCGACGGGCGAGGCGGGCATCCACCCGGATGTGCCGATCTTCGATGCCGACCAGCACATCTACGAGACCCCCGACGCCCTGACCAAGTTCCTGCCCGACGAGTTCAAGCCGAAGATCCAGTTCGTCAACATCGGCCGGCACACCCGGGTCGCGGTGATGGGCAGGATCAACGACTACATGCCCAACCCCACCTTCGAGCGGGTCGCCGCACCGGGCGCGCACGAGAAGTTCTACGCCGGCCAGAACCCCGAAGGGCTGACCCTGCGCCAGATGTCGGGCCGCGGTATCGACACCCCGCCGGGTGCGCGCGATCCCCAGGAACGGCTGCGGGTACTCGACCAGCAGGGCGTCGACGAATGCCTGAACTTCCCGACACTGGCGAACCTGGTCGAGCACTCCACCGCCGAGGATCCCGACCTGACCGCCGCGGTCATCCACGCGCTCAACGAGTGGCTCTACGAGACCTGGAGCTTCAATGTCGAGAACCGGATCTTCACCACCCCGGTGCTGACCCTGGGACTGGTCGACAACGCCCGCCGTGAGCTGGAGTGGATCCTGGACAAGGGCGCCAAGGTGGCGCTGATCAAGCCCGCCCCCGTCAAGGGCTACAAGGGCTGGCGCTCCCCCGCGCTGCCGGAGTTCGACCCGTTCTGGCGCGATGTCGAGGACGCCGGGCTACCGATCGTCCTGCACGCCAGCCAGCCACCGCTGCAGGAGTACATCGACAAGTGGGAGCCGCCGACCACCCACAACGCCTTCGAGATGTCGGCGTTCAAGTGGACGGTGCTGGGGCACCGCGAGATCGCCGACATGATCACCAGCCTGATCTGCCACGGCACGCTGACCCGGTTCCCGAAGCTGCGGATCGCCAGCGTGGAGAACGGCAGTTCGTGGATCAAGCCACTGTTCGACG
The window above is part of the Mycolicibacterium hassiacum DSM 44199 genome. Proteins encoded here:
- a CDS encoding TetR/AcrR family transcriptional regulator, producing MTVTDRGADSVEVGRGERTRAAILEASRKLFLERGYGGTPINAITDACGISRAGFYTYFKDKREVFSVLGETAYHDVLAVVARCGEAVRSGDRDALRAWVREYFEYMDRHGAFILAAYHSAPEDEDFRRSRNHMLTRTAWKLGQAICVGTAHPPEAVGVAAIGLLDRAWHAVQTQSVPVDREEMIAVVADTIAGMSRA
- a CDS encoding amidohydrolase family protein, which encodes MTTTQTTQATGEAGIHPDVPIFDADQHIYETPDALTKFLPDEFKPKIQFVNIGRHTRVAVMGRINDYMPNPTFERVAAPGAHEKFYAGQNPEGLTLRQMSGRGIDTPPGARDPQERLRVLDQQGVDECLNFPTLANLVEHSTAEDPDLTAAVIHALNEWLYETWSFNVENRIFTTPVLTLGLVDNARRELEWILDKGAKVALIKPAPVKGYKGWRSPALPEFDPFWRDVEDAGLPIVLHASQPPLQEYIDKWEPPTTHNAFEMSAFKWTVLGHREIADMITSLICHGTLTRFPKLRIASVENGSSWIKPLFDDLQLTYGKMPQNFEEHPHDVFRRNIWVSPFWEGKVEDVVNTVGWDRVLFGSDWPHPEGLAEPKRYWHYSEGMTRRRAYDFMGDNARRFMGLPLKNPDPDAVKPPVLESVG